The following nucleotide sequence is from Candidatus Binatia bacterium.
GCCGTGACGCGGCGCCGTCGTCCGCTCTCTGGCTTGCCGGTTCTCAGAGCTTTGCCGCCACCTCGTCGAGCATCGTGATCTCCGGGGCTGCGGTGAGCTTGCCCTGGAGCTTGGCGATCAGCTCTCCGAAGCGCGCCGATTGGGAGTGGGCATGAAACGACGCCATGTCGGCATACCGCTCGAAGAACACGAACTCGCCGGGATCGGCCTGGGAGCGGTTGCACGCGTAGGTCAGCGTCGAAGCCTCGTTGTCCGCGATCCACGCGACGAGGTCGCGGAAGTGCCCGGCGACC
It contains:
- a CDS encoding putative quinol monooxygenase, which encodes MVVVLARIKARREFADEVAGHFRDLVAWIADNEASTLTYACNRSQADPGEFVFFERYADMASFHAHSQSARFGELIAKLQGKLTAAPEITMLDEVAAKL